A single region of the Pseudomonas granadensis genome encodes:
- the pncB gene encoding nicotinate phosphoribosyltransferase, with translation MSESVFADRIVQNLLDTDFYKLTMMQAVLHNYPNVEVEWEFRCRNSEDLRPYLAEIRFQIERLAETSLSGDQLNFLERISFLKPDFLRFLGLFRFNLRYVQTGIENGELFIRLRGPWLHVILYEVPLLAIVSEVRNRHRYHDMSLERAREQLYRKFDWLSANASPDELSQLQVADFGTRRRFSYGVQAEVVNVLKHDFPGRFVGTSNVHLSRELDMKPLGTMAHEWIMAHQQLGPRLIDSQIAALDCWVREYRGLLGIALTDCITTDAFLGDFDLFFAKLFDGLRHDSGDPVAWGEKCIAHYHKLGIDPMSKTLVFSDSLTLPKSLEIFRALHGRINVSFGIGTNFTCDIPGVEPMSIVLKMTACNGQPVAKISDEPGKTHCKDPNFVAYLRHVFQVPADSSLSSKE, from the coding sequence ATGAGCGAGAGTGTGTTTGCCGATCGCATCGTGCAGAACCTGCTCGACACCGACTTCTACAAACTGACGATGATGCAGGCGGTGCTGCACAACTACCCCAACGTCGAGGTCGAATGGGAGTTCCGCTGCCGTAACAGCGAGGACCTGCGCCCGTATCTGGCCGAGATCCGCTTTCAGATCGAGCGCCTGGCCGAAACCAGCCTGAGCGGCGATCAACTGAATTTCCTTGAACGCATCAGTTTTCTCAAACCGGACTTTTTGCGCTTTCTCGGGCTGTTTCGCTTCAACCTGCGCTACGTGCAGACCGGCATCGAGAACGGCGAGTTGTTCATCCGCCTGCGCGGGCCGTGGTTGCATGTGATCCTCTATGAAGTACCGTTGTTGGCGATTGTCAGCGAAGTGCGCAACCGCCATCGCTATCACGACATGTCGCTGGAGCGCGCGCGCGAGCAGTTGTACCGCAAGTTCGACTGGCTGAGCGCCAACGCCTCGCCCGACGAATTGTCGCAGCTGCAAGTCGCCGATTTCGGCACCCGCCGGCGCTTCTCCTATGGCGTGCAGGCCGAAGTGGTCAATGTGCTCAAACACGACTTCCCCGGCCGCTTCGTCGGCACCAGCAATGTGCACCTGTCGCGCGAGCTGGACATGAAACCACTGGGCACCATGGCCCACGAATGGATCATGGCGCACCAGCAACTCGGTCCGCGCCTGATTGATAGCCAGATCGCTGCGCTCGATTGCTGGGTCCGCGAGTACCGCGGCCTGCTCGGCATCGCCCTCACCGACTGCATCACCACCGATGCCTTCCTCGGCGATTTCGATCTGTTCTTCGCCAAGCTGTTCGACGGCTTGCGCCATGATTCCGGTGACCCGGTGGCCTGGGGCGAAAAATGCATCGCCCACTACCACAAGCTCGGCATCGACCCGATGAGCAAGACCCTGGTGTTTTCCGACAGTCTGACGCTGCCAAAATCGCTGGAGATTTTCCGCGCATTGCACGGTCGCATTAATGTGAGCTTCGGCATTGGTACCAACTTCACCTGCGACATTCCGGGTGTCGAACCGATGAGCATCGTGCTTAAAATGACCGCCTGCAACGGCCAGCCGGTGGCGAAGATCTCCGACGAGCCAGGCAAGACCCACTGCAAAGACCCGAATTTCGTCGCCTATTTGCGACACGTGTTCCAGGTTCCTGCCGATTCCAGTCTATCTAGCAAGGAGTGA
- a CDS encoding transglutaminase family protein, whose translation MNARYQIFHDTCYHYDSPVSLAQQLAHLWPRECAWQRCTEQQLLISPQPTSRRDERDVFGNPLTRLAFERPHDQLQVGARLTVEVLARPALDFNQSPAWERTRDELTYSSQPLPADVLEACRYRFQSPYVHLKRSFVEFSQSCFPPGRPLLLGVQDLMEKIFSEFTFDAEATQVATPLVEVLERRRGVCQDFAHLMLACVRSRGLAARYVSGYLLTQPPPGQPRLIGADASHAWVSVFCPVLGWVDFDPTNNVQPALEHITLAWGRDFSDVSPLRGVILGGGNHDPEVSVTVMPLD comes from the coding sequence ATGAATGCTCGCTACCAGATCTTCCACGACACCTGTTATCACTACGACAGCCCGGTTTCGCTGGCGCAACAACTGGCGCATCTGTGGCCGCGTGAATGCGCCTGGCAGCGCTGCACTGAACAGCAACTGCTGATCAGTCCGCAGCCTACGTCTCGCCGCGATGAACGGGATGTATTCGGCAATCCGCTGACCCGCCTGGCATTCGAGCGTCCGCATGACCAATTGCAGGTCGGCGCCCGGCTGACCGTCGAGGTACTGGCGCGGCCGGCGCTGGATTTCAACCAGTCGCCTGCCTGGGAACGGACCCGCGACGAGCTGACCTACAGCAGCCAGCCGTTGCCCGCCGATGTGCTCGAAGCGTGCCGTTATCGGTTCCAGTCGCCCTACGTACATTTGAAACGTAGCTTCGTCGAGTTTTCACAGAGCTGTTTTCCGCCGGGCCGGCCGTTGCTGTTGGGCGTGCAGGACTTGATGGAAAAAATCTTCAGCGAATTCACCTTCGATGCCGAGGCGACCCAAGTGGCGACGCCGCTGGTGGAGGTGCTGGAGCGCCGGCGCGGGGTCTGTCAGGACTTTGCGCACTTGATGCTGGCGTGTGTGCGCTCGCGAGGGCTGGCGGCGCGCTACGTCAGCGGTTATTTGCTGACTCAACCGCCACCGGGACAGCCACGGCTGATCGGCGCCGATGCTTCGCATGCCTGGGTGTCGGTGTTCTGCCCGGTGCTGGGCTGGGTGGATTTCGATCCGACCAACAATGTGCAGCCGGCGCTGGAGCACATCACCCTGGCGTGGGGGCGCGATTTCTCGGATGTTTCACCGCTGCGCGGGGTGATTCTGGGGGGCGGCAATCATGACCCGGAAGTGAGTGTCACGGTGATGCCGCTGGACTAA
- a CDS encoding circularly permuted type 2 ATP-grasp protein, with protein sequence MPDLLDRYPLNAGTYHELLDGSGAVRAHWQRLFDQLQRSTPAQLIQRQALLARQIQENGVTYNVYADPKGADRPWELDLLPHVIAADEWQQLSAGIAQRARLLNAVLADLYGPQRLISEGLLPAELVFGHNNFLWPCQHVATPEQTFLHLYAVDLARTPDGRWWVTADRTQAPSGAGYALENRTIVSRAFPELYRDLKVQHLAGFFRTLQETLARQAPCEDGAPLVVLLTPGRFNESYFEHLYLARQLGYPLVEGGDLTVRDATVYLKTLSGLRRVHAIMRRLDDDFCDPLELRTDSALGVPGLLEAVRQGRVLVANALGSGVLESPGLLGFLPKINQYLFGEELILPSIATWWCGEAPVLAQALEKLPELLIKPAFPSQSFAPVFGRDLTEPQRQELAARMQARPYAYVAQELAQLSQAPVWQADEGQLRPRAIGMRMYAVASADGYRVLPGGLTRVAAEADAEVVSMQRGGASKDTWVLGDRPPSGEQWKSQRNLGVHDLVRRDPYLPSRVVENLFWFGRYCERCDDSARLLRIMLARHVDGDDPQALQAAVDLGERLSLLPDEGELPERLLAALLGDDWSFSLRSNLQRLQWAASQVRGKLSRENWQALVELQREAMELETDAPDFAELLDFLNRLVMSLAALSGFALDDMTRDEGWRFLMIGRRIERLQFLSSSLAAFLRGAGAFDQAGLEWLLELGNSSITYRSRYLAVAQLIPVLDLLLLDEQNPHAVLFQLKLVTRTLKRLNDDFGAPREAGLAELVERLARFDLGCLENPLFGESSVRAALEGLADLLQDIAEASGQVSDRLALRHFAHVDDVSQRTVSV encoded by the coding sequence ATGCCTGACCTGCTAGACCGCTACCCGCTGAATGCGGGCACTTATCACGAACTGCTCGATGGCAGTGGAGCGGTGCGCGCGCATTGGCAGCGGCTGTTCGATCAGTTGCAGCGCAGCACCCCGGCGCAGTTGATTCAGCGCCAGGCACTGCTGGCGCGGCAGATTCAGGAAAACGGCGTGACCTACAACGTCTATGCCGACCCAAAAGGCGCGGATCGGCCGTGGGAACTGGATCTGCTGCCACATGTGATTGCGGCGGATGAATGGCAGCAATTGTCCGCCGGCATTGCCCAGCGCGCCCGCCTACTCAACGCGGTACTGGCCGACCTGTACGGCCCGCAACGGCTGATCAGCGAAGGTCTGCTGCCTGCGGAGCTGGTATTCGGCCATAACAACTTCCTCTGGCCGTGCCAGCACGTCGCAACCCCGGAACAGACCTTTTTGCACTTGTACGCGGTGGACCTGGCGCGAACTCCGGACGGGCGCTGGTGGGTGACGGCTGATCGCACCCAGGCGCCGTCCGGCGCGGGGTATGCGCTGGAAAACCGCACCATCGTCTCGCGCGCGTTCCCCGAGTTGTACCGCGATCTCAAGGTGCAGCATCTGGCCGGTTTTTTCCGCACCTTGCAGGAAACCCTCGCGCGGCAGGCGCCGTGCGAGGATGGCGCGCCGTTGGTGGTGCTGCTCACACCGGGGCGCTTCAACGAAAGCTATTTCGAACATCTGTACTTGGCCCGCCAGCTCGGCTATCCCCTGGTCGAGGGCGGTGACCTGACGGTGCGCGATGCCACGGTCTATCTGAAAACCCTGAGCGGCCTGCGCCGGGTGCACGCGATCATGCGCCGGCTCGATGATGATTTCTGCGATCCGCTGGAGCTGCGTACGGACTCGGCGCTTGGCGTGCCCGGTCTGCTAGAAGCGGTGCGACAAGGCCGTGTGCTGGTGGCCAATGCGCTGGGCAGCGGGGTGCTGGAGTCGCCAGGGTTGCTCGGGTTCCTGCCGAAAATCAATCAATACCTGTTTGGTGAAGAACTGATATTGCCGTCAATTGCCACGTGGTGGTGCGGCGAAGCGCCGGTGCTCGCGCAGGCACTGGAAAAACTGCCTGAGCTACTGATCAAACCAGCGTTTCCCTCACAAAGTTTCGCCCCGGTGTTCGGTCGCGATTTGACTGAGCCGCAACGCCAGGAACTGGCCGCGCGCATGCAGGCCCGGCCGTATGCCTATGTAGCGCAGGAGCTGGCGCAGCTATCACAGGCGCCCGTCTGGCAAGCTGACGAAGGCCAGCTGCGGCCGCGGGCCATCGGCATGCGCATGTATGCGGTGGCCAGCGCTGATGGCTACCGGGTGCTGCCCGGCGGCTTGACCCGGGTCGCCGCCGAAGCTGATGCCGAAGTGGTGTCGATGCAGCGTGGCGGGGCGAGCAAGGACACCTGGGTGCTTGGTGATCGGCCGCCGAGTGGCGAACAGTGGAAGAGCCAGCGCAACCTCGGCGTCCACGATCTGGTGCGGCGTGATCCGTACCTGCCATCACGGGTGGTGGAGAATCTGTTCTGGTTCGGTCGTTATTGCGAGCGCTGCGATGACAGCGCGCGTTTGCTGCGGATCATGCTCGCCCGTCATGTCGATGGCGATGACCCGCAAGCGCTGCAGGCCGCGGTCGACCTCGGCGAGCGGCTGTCGCTGCTGCCCGACGAAGGCGAACTGCCGGAACGTCTGCTTGCAGCCTTACTCGGCGACGACTGGTCATTCAGCTTGCGTTCCAATCTGCAACGCTTGCAGTGGGCGGCGTCGCAGGTGCGCGGCAAGCTTTCGCGGGAGAACTGGCAAGCGCTGGTCGAATTGCAGCGCGAAGCGATGGAGTTGGAGACCGATGCGCCGGACTTTGCCGAATTGCTGGATTTCCTCAACCGTCTGGTGATGTCGCTGGCGGCGCTGTCCGGTTTCGCCCTGGATGACATGACCCGCGATGAGGGCTGGCGGTTTTTGATGATCGGCCGGCGCATCGAGCGTCTGCAGTTTCTCAGCAGCAGCCTCGCCGCATTTTTGCGCGGCGCCGGGGCTTTTGATCAGGCCGGGCTGGAATGGCTGCTGGAACTGGGCAACAGCAGCATCACTTATCGCTCACGCTATCTGGCCGTAGCGCAGTTGATCCCGGTACTCGACTTGCTGCTGCTCGACGAGCAAAACCCGCACGCGGTGTTGTTCCAGTTGAAACTGGTCACACGCACGCTGAAACGCTTGAACGATGATTTCGGCGCGCCACGGGAGGCCGGCCTGGCGGAACTGGTCGAGCGCCTGGCGCGGTTCGATCTGGGCTGCCTGGAAAATCCATTATTCGGTGAGTCCAGCGTGCGCGCGGCGCTTGAGGGGCTGGCCGATCTGCTGCAGGACATCGCTGAGGCCAGCGGGCAGGTCTCCGATCGCCTGGCGCTGCGGCATTTCGCCCATGTCGATGATGTCAGCCAGCGCACGGTGTCCGTCTGA
- the azu gene encoding azurin: MFSKVVAVSLLALASSQLMAAECKTTVDSTDQMSFNTKEIVIDKSCKTFTVELTHSGNLPKNVMGHNLVISKEADMQPIATDGLAAGIDKNYLKEGDARIIAHTKIIGAKETDSLTFDVAKIADGGYGFFCSFPGHISMMKGTITVK, encoded by the coding sequence ATGTTTTCCAAAGTTGTTGCGGTATCCCTGCTGGCGCTGGCCAGCAGCCAATTGATGGCCGCCGAGTGCAAAACCACCGTTGACTCCACCGATCAGATGTCCTTCAACACCAAGGAAATTGTGATCGACAAGAGCTGCAAGACTTTCACGGTGGAGTTGACCCACTCCGGTAACCTGCCGAAGAACGTCATGGGCCATAACCTGGTGATCAGCAAAGAAGCTGACATGCAGCCAATCGCTACCGACGGCCTGGCAGCGGGTATCGACAAGAACTATCTGAAGGAAGGCGATGCGCGCATCATCGCGCACACCAAGATCATCGGCGCCAAGGAAACCGACTCGCTGACTTTCGACGTAGCCAAGATCGCTGACGGCGGCTACGGTTTCTTCTGCTCGTTCCCGGGCCACATCTCGATGATGAAAGGCACCATCACCGTCAAATAA
- a CDS encoding transglutaminase family protein, producing the protein MSIHVALHHVTHYRYDRAVELGPQIVRLRPAAHSRTRILSYALKVSPEQHFINWQQDPQGNYLARLVFPEKTHELRIEVDLLAEMAVFNPFDFFLEPYAEKIPFAYAADERKELAPYLETLPLTPKFKAYLDAIDRTPLPAVDFLVALNQRLSEDIGYLIRMEPGVQTPEHTLEHASGSCRDSAWLLVQLLRNLGLAARFVSGYLIQLTADVKSLDGPSGTEVDFTDLHAWCEVYLPGAGWIGLDATSGLFAGEGHIPLACSPDPSSAAPISGLVEPCECEFSHEMSVERIWEAPRVTKPYTDEQWRAIEALGRQIDADLLEGDVRLTMGGEPTFVSIDDPDGAEWNTAALGPDKRRLSAELFARMRTHYAPQGLVHFGQGKWYPGEQLPRWSLNCYWRRDGVPIWHNNALIANEQQDYGADGELAGRFLASVAERLKLPPRFVFPAYEDNFYYLWREGTLPSNVSAEDSRLEEPLERARLRKVFSQGLNKVIGQVLPLARTAKGDQWQSGRWYLREEHCRLVPGDSPLGYRLPLASQPWVKAAEYPFIHPQDPNQDFPELPDAAQLSQHGEPARTEERAPGIDESADWLTRTAFCAEARDGRLYLFMPPLERVEDYLELIAAIEATAEELHCPVLLEGYEPPSDPRLSNFRITPDPGVIEVNVQPSATWSELVERTEFLYEQARQTRLTTEKFMIDGRHTGTGGGNHFVLGGATPADSPFLRRPDLLRSLISYWHNHPSLSYLFSGLFIGPTSQAPRVDEARNDALYELEIAFAQMPAPGEACAPWLVDRLLRNLLIDVTGNTHRAEFCIDKLYSPDGATGRLGLLELRAFEMPPHARMSLAQQLLLRALVARFWREPYAPPKLARWGTELHDRFLLPHFIEQDFDDVIVELNNAGYPVRAEWFAAHLEFRFPKVGDYAVNGIELELRQALEPWHVLGEEGAAGGAVRYVDSSLERLQVKLKGLPPQRYLLTCNGVAVPLHPTGRVGEFVAGVRYRAWQPANCLQPTIPVHAPLVFDLLDTWMGRSLGGCQYHVAHPGGRNYETLPVNANEAESRRMARFFRVGHTPGKLPTPPVEITDELPMTLDLRRFHVVRDE; encoded by the coding sequence GTGTCGATTCATGTCGCATTGCATCACGTCACGCATTACCGCTACGACCGCGCTGTCGAACTCGGCCCGCAGATCGTGCGCTTGCGCCCGGCTGCCCACAGCCGCACGCGGATTTTGTCGTATGCGCTGAAAGTCTCGCCCGAGCAGCATTTCATCAACTGGCAGCAGGACCCCCAAGGCAATTACCTGGCGCGTCTGGTATTCCCCGAGAAAACCCATGAGCTGCGCATCGAAGTCGACCTGCTCGCCGAGATGGCGGTGTTCAATCCGTTCGACTTCTTCCTCGAGCCTTACGCCGAAAAAATCCCGTTCGCCTATGCCGCCGACGAGCGCAAAGAGCTGGCGCCATACCTCGAAACCCTGCCGTTGACGCCGAAATTCAAAGCGTATCTGGACGCCATCGACCGCACGCCATTACCGGCGGTGGACTTTCTCGTCGCGCTCAACCAGCGCCTGAGTGAGGACATCGGTTACCTGATCCGCATGGAGCCGGGCGTACAAACCCCCGAGCACACCCTCGAACACGCCTCCGGCTCCTGCCGCGATTCGGCGTGGCTGCTGGTGCAATTGCTGCGCAACCTCGGGCTGGCGGCGCGGTTCGTTTCCGGTTACCTGATCCAGCTCACCGCCGACGTGAAAAGCCTCGACGGCCCGTCCGGCACCGAGGTGGATTTCACCGATCTGCATGCCTGGTGCGAGGTGTATTTGCCCGGTGCCGGCTGGATCGGTCTGGATGCGACGTCAGGGTTGTTTGCCGGTGAAGGGCACATCCCGTTGGCTTGCAGTCCCGATCCGTCTTCGGCGGCACCGATCAGTGGCCTGGTGGAGCCGTGTGAATGTGAGTTCAGCCATGAAATGTCGGTCGAGCGCATCTGGGAAGCGCCGCGGGTCACCAAGCCTTATACCGACGAGCAATGGCGGGCGATCGAGGCGCTGGGCCGGCAGATCGATGCCGACTTGCTTGAGGGTGACGTGCGCCTGACCATGGGCGGCGAACCGACCTTCGTCTCGATCGACGACCCGGACGGTGCCGAGTGGAACACTGCCGCGCTGGGGCCAGACAAACGGCGGCTCTCCGCCGAACTGTTCGCCCGCATGCGCACCCACTACGCGCCGCAGGGGCTGGTGCATTTTGGCCAAGGCAAGTGGTACCCCGGCGAGCAACTGCCGCGCTGGTCGCTCAACTGCTACTGGCGCCGCGACGGCGTGCCGATCTGGCACAACAACGCGCTGATTGCCAACGAGCAGCAAGACTACGGCGCCGACGGCGAACTGGCCGGGCGCTTTCTGGCGAGCGTCGCCGAACGGCTGAAACTGCCGCCGCGCTTTGTCTTTCCGGCCTACGAGGACAATTTCTATTACCTGTGGCGCGAGGGGACGTTGCCGAGCAACGTCAGCGCCGAAGATTCGCGTCTGGAGGAGCCGCTGGAGCGCGCACGATTGCGCAAGGTCTTCAGTCAGGGCTTGAACAAGGTGATTGGCCAGGTGCTGCCGCTGGCGCGTACTGCCAAGGGCGATCAATGGCAGAGCGGGCGCTGGTATCTGCGCGAGGAACATTGCCGCCTAGTACCGGGGGACTCGCCGCTCGGCTACCGTCTGCCGCTGGCTTCGCAGCCGTGGGTGAAGGCGGCGGAGTACCCATTCATTCATCCGCAGGATCCGAATCAGGACTTTCCCGAATTGCCAGACGCCGCGCAGCTCAGCCAGCACGGCGAGCCAGCGCGCACTGAAGAGCGCGCGCCGGGCATCGACGAATCCGCCGACTGGCTGACCCGCACGGCATTTTGTGCCGAGGCGCGCGACGGGCGTTTGTACCTGTTCATGCCGCCGCTGGAGCGGGTCGAGGATTATCTTGAACTGATCGCGGCCATCGAGGCCACTGCCGAAGAACTGCATTGCCCGGTGCTGCTCGAGGGCTATGAGCCTCCGAGCGATCCGCGCCTGAGCAACTTCCGTATCACCCCTGACCCCGGCGTGATCGAAGTCAACGTACAGCCTTCAGCAACGTGGAGCGAGTTGGTCGAACGCACCGAATTCCTTTACGAGCAGGCGCGGCAAACCCGGCTGACCACCGAGAAATTCATGATCGATGGTCGCCACACCGGTACCGGTGGCGGCAACCATTTCGTGCTCGGTGGCGCGACGCCGGCGGACTCGCCGTTCCTGCGTCGCCCGGACCTGCTGCGCAGCTTGATCAGTTACTGGCACAACCATCCATCGTTGTCGTATCTGTTTTCCGGTTTGTTCATCGGCCCGACCTCTCAGGCGCCGCGGGTCGACGAGGCGCGCAACGATGCGCTGTACGAGCTGGAAATCGCCTTCGCGCAGATGCCCGCACCGGGCGAAGCCTGCGCGCCATGGCTGGTCGATCGTCTGCTGCGCAATTTGCTCATCGACGTCACCGGCAATACCCATCGCGCCGAATTCTGCATCGACAAGCTGTATTCGCCGGACGGCGCCACCGGGCGCCTCGGCCTGCTGGAACTGCGCGCCTTTGAAATGCCGCCGCACGCGCGCATGAGCCTGGCGCAGCAATTGTTGCTGCGGGCGCTGGTGGCGCGGTTCTGGCGCGAGCCTTATGCACCGCCGAAACTGGCACGCTGGGGCACCGAACTGCACGACCGTTTCCTGCTGCCGCACTTTATTGAGCAGGATTTCGACGACGTCATCGTCGAACTCAACAACGCCGGGTATCCGGTGCGCGCTGAATGGTTCGCTGCGCACCTGGAGTTTCGTTTCCCCAAGGTCGGCGATTATGCAGTCAACGGCATCGAGCTCGAGCTGCGCCAGGCGCTGGAACCCTGGCATGTGCTGGGCGAGGAGGGCGCGGCGGGCGGCGCGGTGCGCTATGTCGATTCATCGCTGGAGCGTTTGCAGGTCAAGCTCAAAGGCCTGCCACCGCAGCGCTATCTGCTGACCTGCAACGGCGTTGCGGTGCCGCTGCACCCGACTGGGCGCGTCGGTGAGTTCGTCGCTGGCGTGCGTTATCGCGCCTGGCAACCGGCCAACTGCCTGCAACCGACGATCCCGGTGCACGCACCGCTGGTGTTCGACCTGCTCGATACTTGGATGGGCCGTTCGCTGGGCGGTTGCCAGTATCACGTTGCTCATCCGGGTGGGCGCAATTACGAGACATTGCCGGTCAACGCCAACGAAGCCGAGAGTCGGCGCATGGCGCGGTTTTTCCGCGTCGGACACACGCCGGGGAAACTTCCGACACCCCCAGTCGAAATCACTGACGAGCTGCCGATGACCCTCGATTTGCGACGTTTCCATGTCGTGCGCGACGAGTAG
- a CDS encoding LOG family protein has translation MSLKSVCVFCGANAGADPAYSEAAVALGQALAERQLTLVYGGGAVGLMGIVADAALAAGGEVIGIIPQSLMDKEIGHKGLTRLEVVDGMHARKARMAELSDAFIALPGGLGTLEELFEVWTWGQLGYHPKPLGLLEVNAFYSKLTDFLDHIVGEGFVRAPHRDMLQVSESPQTLLDALDQWRPTVTPKWVDQKPG, from the coding sequence ATGTCTCTGAAATCCGTTTGTGTGTTTTGCGGCGCCAATGCGGGCGCTGATCCGGCTTACAGCGAAGCCGCCGTGGCCCTCGGCCAGGCACTGGCCGAACGGCAGCTGACGCTGGTTTACGGTGGCGGTGCCGTGGGTTTGATGGGCATTGTTGCCGATGCAGCGCTGGCTGCTGGCGGTGAAGTAATCGGGATCATTCCGCAAAGCCTGATGGACAAGGAAATCGGTCACAAAGGCCTGACGCGTCTGGAAGTGGTCGACGGCATGCATGCGCGCAAGGCCCGAATGGCCGAACTCAGCGATGCATTCATCGCTTTGCCCGGCGGCCTCGGCACGCTCGAAGAGCTGTTCGAAGTCTGGACCTGGGGCCAGCTCGGCTACCATCCCAAGCCGCTTGGCCTGCTGGAAGTGAACGCTTTCTACAGCAAACTCACCGATTTTCTCGACCATATCGTCGGCGAAGGCTTCGTTCGCGCGCCACACCGTGACATGCTGCAAGTGAGCGAATCGCCGCAAACCCTGCTCGACGCCCTTGATCAATGGCGGCCGACCGTCACGCCCAAGTGGGTTGACCAAAAACCCGGTTAA
- the nadE gene encoding ammonia-dependent NAD(+) synthetase → MQAVQREIAEQLKVQPPFADDQALQAEIARRLTFIQDCLVNSGLKTLVLGISGGVDSLTAGLLAQRAMRELREKTGDSSYKFIAVRLPYETQFDEHDAQASLDCIAPDEIHNVNIGPAVKALAAQVGAFEGKPAASVDFVLGNTKARMRMVAQYTIAGVAGGLVIGTDHAAEAVMGFFTKFGDGACDLAPLSGLVKNQVRAIARSFGAPESLVEKVPTADLEDLSPGKPDEAAHGVSYAEIDAFLHGKTVRDEAAKIIVDTYHKTHHKRVMPFAP, encoded by the coding sequence ATGCAAGCCGTACAGCGTGAGATTGCTGAGCAGCTCAAGGTGCAACCGCCATTCGCCGATGATCAGGCCCTGCAGGCCGAAATCGCCCGGCGCCTGACGTTCATTCAGGATTGCCTGGTCAATTCCGGGCTCAAGACACTGGTGCTCGGCATCAGCGGCGGCGTCGATTCGCTGACCGCCGGCCTGCTGGCCCAGCGCGCCATGCGTGAGCTGCGCGAGAAAACCGGCGACAGCAGTTACAAATTCATCGCCGTACGCCTGCCCTACGAAACCCAATTCGACGAGCACGACGCCCAGGCTTCGCTCGATTGCATCGCCCCCGACGAAATCCACAACGTGAACATCGGCCCGGCGGTCAAGGCGCTGGCCGCGCAGGTGGGTGCGTTTGAAGGCAAGCCGGCGGCGTCAGTGGATTTTGTGCTGGGCAACACCAAGGCGCGCATGCGCATGGTTGCGCAGTACACGATTGCCGGCGTGGCTGGCGGTTTGGTGATTGGTACCGATCATGCGGCCGAAGCGGTGATGGGTTTCTTCACCAAGTTCGGCGATGGCGCTTGCGACCTCGCCCCGCTCAGCGGTCTGGTGAAAAATCAGGTTCGCGCAATTGCCCGTAGCTTTGGCGCACCGGAGTCGCTGGTCGAGAAAGTGCCGACTGCAGATCTGGAAGACCTCTCGCCAGGCAAACCGGACGAAGCGGCGCATGGTGTGTCCTATGCCGAGATCGATGCGTTTCTGCACGGTAAAACGGTACGTGACGAAGCGGCGAAGATCATTGTCGATACGTACCACAAGACGCACCACAAGCGGGTCATGCCGTTTGCGCCTTGA
- a CDS encoding LysR family transcriptional regulator, with translation MLNKRHLPSITALQCFEAVTRHLSFTRAAEELNLTQSAVSKQVAQLEELLQHLLFRRVRRRLQMTPAGDLYLVEVRKILTQVEMSTHYLRSYGGETEVLRVSTPSTFGARWLVPRLKGWRLRHPSIHLDLCNEQEADDLLQGRSDLAFYFGQGARPGTECLKLFGEELVPVCAPGSLPDTPLTDPTQLTDLVLLQNASRPQAWHDWFDSQGYQTEHSYHGPRFETFYMCIRAAQVGCGVALLPRFLVEEELADGKLVIPWAHAMPSTDAYYLAYPEHAAEVPKVRDFVKWMLEQIDSST, from the coding sequence ATGCTGAACAAACGCCACTTGCCCTCGATCACTGCGTTGCAGTGCTTCGAGGCCGTGACCCGACACCTGAGCTTCACCCGCGCGGCGGAAGAACTGAACCTGACCCAGAGCGCGGTGAGCAAACAGGTCGCGCAGCTTGAAGAGTTGCTGCAGCATTTGCTGTTTCGCCGCGTGCGTCGGCGCTTGCAGATGACCCCGGCGGGGGATCTGTACCTGGTGGAAGTGAGAAAAATCCTCACCCAGGTCGAGATGTCGACGCATTACCTGCGTTCCTACGGCGGCGAAACCGAAGTCCTGCGCGTCTCCACTCCGTCGACCTTTGGCGCGCGCTGGCTGGTGCCACGCCTGAAAGGCTGGCGACTGCGCCATCCGTCGATCCATCTGGACCTGTGCAACGAGCAGGAAGCGGACGATCTGCTGCAAGGGCGCAGCGATCTGGCGTTTTATTTCGGTCAGGGCGCGCGACCGGGGACCGAGTGCCTGAAACTGTTCGGCGAAGAGCTGGTGCCGGTCTGCGCACCGGGCAGCCTACCGGACACGCCACTGACTGATCCGACGCAACTGACCGATCTGGTCCTGCTGCAAAATGCCTCGCGCCCGCAAGCATGGCACGACTGGTTCGACAGCCAGGGCTACCAGACCGAACACAGCTATCACGGGCCGCGTTTCGAAACCTTTTATATGTGCATCCGCGCAGCGCAAGTCGGCTGCGGCGTGGCGCTGTTGCCGCGGTTTCTGGTGGAAGAGGAACTGGCCGACGGCAAACTGGTCATTCCGTGGGCGCATGCCATGCCCAGCACGGATGCCTACTACCTGGCGTATCCGGAACACGCAGCGGAAGTCCCCAAGGTGCGCGATTTCGTGAAGTGGATGCTGGAGCAGATTGACAGTTCAACCTGA